One candidate division WOR-3 bacterium genomic window, CGAGTTCGCGGTCAATTTTGAAATCCCTGATTACTTGGGGTTGGGAAAATCGGTGGCAAGAGGATTCGGGACGGTTAAAAAGAGTTTATAGGTTTTTTGGTGGCAGTAGTCATTGCCTTCGGTTGATGATATGAACCGCCTATGAACCTGGTCATCAACACCTACGGCGCCTATCTGCAGCGGCAGGGCGACTGCTTTCGGGTGCGGGTTGATGATAAGGTTTACGATGTCGCCTGCGCCAAGGTCTCTTCTATTTTAATTTCAACCGCCGCTTATCTGACGACCGATGCGATTAAACTGGCGATTGACCACAATATTGACATTATTTTTATTGATGAGATGGGCGAGCCTTACGCCCGCATCTGGCACAGTCGCTTTGGCAGCACCACCGAGATAAGAAGGCGGCAACTGGCAATCGCTGAGACCGAAGAAGGGTTTAACCTCGCCCTTTCCTGGGTCAAAAGGAAGTTTGACAATCAGATAGAACTTCTTAAAAAATTGCGCACGACCCGCACCCGTAAATCGGCGCAAATCACAGGCTACATTGAGAAACTGGAGAATTGCCGGAAGCAACTGGACACTATGATTGGAACAATTGATGAAAAGCGGAACACGATTATGGGCGTGGAAGGCAGTGGCGGCAGAATTTACTTTCAGGCGCTCAGTTTTCTTATGCCCGAGGATCATAAATTTGAAGGCAGGAGTCGCAATCCGGCAAAGGATGAGTTCAATGCGCTATTGAATTATGCCTATGGCATCCTTTACTCCCGGGTGGAAAGGGCTTGCGTCATTGCTGGCCTTGACCCTTATGTTGGCATTCTTCATACCGACAACTATAATAAGAAGTCGCTTGTTTTTGACATTATTGAAAACTACCGGGCATGGGCAGAGGAGGTTGTTATTAATCTGTTTGCTGCCCGCAAGGTCAAGAAGGAGCACTTTGACCAATTGGAGAACGGCTACACTTTAAATAAAGAGGGCAAGGCACTTCTAATTGAAACGTTCCTCCGCTTCCTTGATGAGTCAGTTCGTTACTGCGGCAGAAACATCAAGCGGGCAGATATCATTCAATTTGACTGCCATAAGATTGCCAATAGTCTTCTATCGCGTGAAGATGAATCAGGATAATCTTGTCTGGGTAATTTACGACATTACTAACAATAAAACACGGGGCAGAATTGCCCGCGCCTGTAAAAACAAAGGGCTGTATCGGGTGCAGAAAAGCGCCTTTCTTGGCAAACTCAATCGCACCCAGATCGCCGAATTGAAGGCGCTGTGTGGTGATATCATCGACCCGGCAATAGATTCAGTTTACATCTTTCCGATGTGCGAAGAGGACTTCAAAAAGGTGCAACTGTTAGGTCAGGCATTTGACCGGGAACTGGTTTCAGATGAAGTAAAGGCACTCTTTCTATGACCGAAGACCTTGAGCAGGATGCGGTAAACTTTGATACCGAACAGACGCCGATGATAACAACCTCGGATGTACTTGAATATCTATTTTGTCCCCGTTTTACCTATTATATGAACTGTTTGAAGATTCCCCAGAACGAACAGTTGCGTTACCTGGTGCTGAAGGGCAGAGAGATTCATCAAAATCGGGCAAAGGAGAATCGGGACTATTTACGCAAAAAGATAGCCTGTATCAAGAAGGAAATCAATATCTATCTTGCTTCCCCGCGCATTCGGGTCCGGGGCGTAGTTGATGAGGTTTTGACCCTTGCCGATGGCACAATGGCGCCCCTTGACTACAAATACACCAAATACCGAGAATATCTGTTTCGAACGCATAAATATCAGTCGGTAATCTATGCGATGCTTATACAAGAGACCTATCAGAAACCGGTTGTTAGAGGCTACATCTGCTATCTGCGCGATGGTGCTTTGCTTAAAGAGATTGTTTACAAACCGCAGGATTTTGCGTATATTTCAGAAGTGATTGATGAAATATTTCGGATAATTCAGAAAGGGTGCTATCCGGCTAAGACAAAATTCCCGAACAGATGCATAGACTGCTGTTATAAAAATATTTGCGTTTAATGTTATGGTTTTATATCTATCTATAGATAAGCAAGTTACATTGATAAATCTATGCAGAAACGGTCAAATCTGCCAGTTTTCTGGGTGTTTCAGTGGTGTTTTTTTGTCAAAAAACACCGGGCAAAGAATAGAAGATGTACTGAAAAATCTAAGAGTTAGAGAAAAAATGCTGTTGTTATGCTACTTCCATTAAAACAAGGATTGAAACACATATGAATAAAGGTTTGACAAAACAAAAAAATAAGTTGTTATGCTACTTCCATTAAAACAAGGATTGAAACGCAAGGCAAAAATGCCTGAAACACCTGAACCGACGAGTTGTTATGCTACTTCCATTAAAACAAGGATTGAAACTTAGTCGTTCGTCGGCGTTTTCAAAAGGTATATCAACGTTGTTATGCTACTTCCATTAAAACAAGGATTGAAACAAAGTAATGTCTTTTTACATCTCAAAAAATCAGCAAATGGTTGTTATGCTACTTCCATTAAAACAAGGATTGAAACATATTGACAATTTGC contains:
- the cas1 gene encoding CRISPR-associated endonuclease Cas1, translated to MNLVINTYGAYLQRQGDCFRVRVDDKVYDVACAKVSSILISTAAYLTTDAIKLAIDHNIDIIFIDEMGEPYARIWHSRFGSTTEIRRRQLAIAETEEGFNLALSWVKRKFDNQIELLKKLRTTRTRKSAQITGYIEKLENCRKQLDTMIGTIDEKRNTIMGVEGSGGRIYFQALSFLMPEDHKFEGRSRNPAKDEFNALLNYAYGILYSRVERACVIAGLDPYVGILHTDNYNKKSLVFDIIENYRAWAEEVVINLFAARKVKKEHFDQLENGYTLNKEGKALLIETFLRFLDESVRYCGRNIKRADIIQFDCHKIANSLLSREDESG
- the cas2 gene encoding CRISPR-associated endonuclease Cas2; this encodes MNQDNLVWVIYDITNNKTRGRIARACKNKGLYRVQKSAFLGKLNRTQIAELKALCGDIIDPAIDSVYIFPMCEEDFKKVQLLGQAFDRELVSDEVKALFL
- the cas4 gene encoding CRISPR-associated protein Cas4, giving the protein MTEDLEQDAVNFDTEQTPMITTSDVLEYLFCPRFTYYMNCLKIPQNEQLRYLVLKGREIHQNRAKENRDYLRKKIACIKKEINIYLASPRIRVRGVVDEVLTLADGTMAPLDYKYTKYREYLFRTHKYQSVIYAMLIQETYQKPVVRGYICYLRDGALLKEIVYKPQDFAYISEVIDEIFRIIQKGCYPAKTKFPNRCIDCCYKNICV